CGGCTTTATTATCGGGTATCGAAGATCATGCAACCTGCGGCAACACATTATGAAAGACTCGGGGGCGAAAAATCGGTACGTGAACTGGTCGATCGCTTCTATGACCTGATGGATGATCAGGACGAACTGACTGAATTACGCCAGCTGCATGCAAAAAGTCTCAAGGTCTCTCGGGAGAAGTTGTTTATGTTTCTCTCAGGCTGGTTGGGTGGACCATCTCTGTATACTGATAAGTATGGTCATCCAAGGCTCAGAGCGCGTCATCTTCCCTTCAGTATCGGCATCGAAGAGCGGGACCAATGGATGCAATGTATGAAGAGAGCCATGCAGCAGATGTCACTGGATGAGTCACTGCAGGAGGAGTTGCTTCAGGCTTTTTTTAAAACAGCGGATTTCATGCGTAACCGGGAAGATTGAGTTTCTTACCAGAGCATGGATATGCCAATGCTCAGCCATCGCGTTGGAAACTGATGGTCTGTTTCAATGGCAAGGGTTGAAGCTGCACAACGCCATTCAAGATTTCTTCGAAAAAAAGCTCCTCAATCGATCAGAACACCTTTCTGGGCATACCAGGCTCTGTCTATACGCCAGCTGACCCGCTCGATATCTTGCCTGCTGAGGACCAGTTCGCGCACTTTTCCCTGGATTTTTCCCAGCTGTTTCTGTGCCGCAATCACAGCGGGATCCTGTTCGCTTTTACGACTCAAACGGGGAAAAATCATACTGAGAAATTTCACCGCTGGTACAGCACTGGTTCTGGGGGTGGAGAGTATCGCCGTCGTTCCTTTGATCTCCAATGCTTTGAACCTGTAAGGATAGGCTGCAATTTGCTTATCCTGCTTGAGCATCTCATCGATCTCTGCAAGTCTGAAGTCTAGGGTTAGCAGCCAGGCCAACAGGCTCAAACCTACCAGACTGCCCAATATGCCGGCATAGATCCTGGTGCCGCGGTCAAGACTCATGGTATTGCTCCTGAAAATCGACAGCATATTGAATCCTGCTCGTGAGGCTCAATGACAATCCTCATGGGCCGTGACTTATCTCTCCTGGCAATCGTCATGGCCCTGGAATTTAGAGGCAACAGGAACGGTGGTTAAAAATGAGCTGTGCAGTTGATCGTCAGGCGCTCGGAAATCCCTATCTTCTACAGGGCAAAATCACCGCTGTATGGTTCTTCACCTTCAACAACAGGCAAGGTCAAGCGGTTGCCCCAGTGTGACCATCCGCCATTGTAGAGTCGCACATCGGTATATCCGAGATGTTTGAGTTGCAAATAGGTGAGGCTCATACGAAAGCCGTCGTGACAGTAGACATAAATTGTCTTGTCTTTGGCGATCTCTTTATAGAGTGAGGCAATGGCTTCATCGTCACGCCACTTTTGTGCACTTGTGCCATCCAGACTGACGATGTTGATTGCGCCGGGAATATGTCCGGCGGATATCGAGTGTTTGACCACCTTCCCGGTATACATCTCCCGTGGTCTGGCATCGAGCAGGACAAAATTCGGGTCACGACTCGATACGATGTTGTCATAGACATCTGTCCATTCGACAAACAGCTTAGGATTGGCCGCTTTCAGGGTGACGCTGCCGGGCTTTGGTTGTGGCGTGGGGTCTGTTGTCATCTCCTCGAAGGCACTCCAATCCACAGTGCCACCATTGAGAATCTTTACCTGTTCAGTATTGAAGCCGTAGAGTTCAAGCAGGTAGAAGAGACGTGTTGTCAGAGCGGTGTTTGAGTCGTCATAGAGGATCAGGGTGGAGTCATCATTGACGCCCCATTGACGTAAGGTGGACTGGAACTGATCTTTAGAGGGAAAACGCATCAATGGATAGCCCTGGTTGTCTCCAAGATCCTTGAATCGCTGTACCTGAATCGCACCAGGAATATGTCCCACTGTATGGTAGCGATGTGGATGATAGCGGACTTCGAGAATGACCAGATTGTCATCGTCGATGTGCTCGGATAACCAGTCCGAATCTACCAGAAATTCCGCTTCGGCAAAAACGCAGGTTGAGATCAGAAATAGGAGAGAGAACAGTAAAGGGTGTTTCATCGTATCACTCAAAGGTATTGATTTTTATGCAGGTTTGTTCAAGCTGATTATTATGATTGTCGATCACAAATACTTTAGCTGAATCACCGGTTTATTCAATCACATTAAGTGATACTGGGATCCGTTTGCAGAGATTGTCGACTGTTTTTACAGCTAGAATAACTGTCCGTTCTGGAAAAAACGTTTTCAACAGGCGGATTGACCGAGTGAGAAGCGGAACTGGAAAGCGGGAAGATGGGCCCGATATCCGGACCCATCTGTCGTTAATGATTCGTGTTAACAGGCCCTAGTTGATCAGATAGGACTGAACCTGTTTCATGGTATGCAGAGAGGGTTTTTTCCGCTCAATGTATCTGGGTAATCCGTTCAATCTGCTTTCAGCCTCCTGACGACTGGCGTAGTTACCATAAATCAGGGCAAACTGCTTGGATTGGTTAACGGTAACAGGAATGTAGGCAAGCTCATCCTTTAGCTGTTTGCTGTAGCGCTCCGCCAGTTTGTAGAGTTGTTGTTTGTCAGTCACAGTTGCGATGTGAATGGTGTAGTTTTCAGCGGGTTGTTGTGCGAGCCACTGGCCACTGTGGATGACCCCGCCTTTACCGACGGATCTGTTCGGCCGGATGTTGTTGACTCGGCCATCGAGGGTATCAACCTGATCGCCAATATGGGATATCTGCTGGTTGAGTGTTTCAATCTCCTGCTGCATGACTTTGTCATTCTGCAGGGATTTATCGCCAAGCTGGAGTAACAGGTTCTCATTCACTGACAGTTGCTGGCTGTTCTCAGTAACACCACTCTGCAGTTGCAGGTTCTGCTGCTGTTCAGCTGTCCAGTTTGACTGGTTGTAGAGGTAGTAGCCCAACAGCGCGACCAACAACAAGCCAATGGCACTGCCAAGCAAACGGAAATGCTTTTTCTCAACCATGATCAGACTGTAGAGTGCCCTGGCCGTCTGTCCTGTACGATCCTGCAGATCGGATATTTGCTCAGTGTGCTGTGCGGTCTGACTTCTGAGCTCTTCGATGGCAGTGGCAAGTTCGGATGTTCTGTTGTTCAGAATCGTTGTGGAGCGGGAGAGCTCACGACTTTTGTTTGTCAGTTCTTGCGCCGTGGTATCGAGGTGAGCAATACGTTTCTCCAATGCCTGATCCACTTCCTGCATCTTTAACAGGCGGGCCTGACTGGATTTAATCTCCTCTTCAGCCTTAACCAGGTCCTGGCTGATTACATCGGTTTTGTTATCGAGCGCATCATCCCGTTGCTGAGTATCAGTTGCCAGGGTATTGATTTCGTTGAGCAGCTCTCCTTCCAGTTCATGCAACAATTTTGCATTGTCTTTAATACTTTTATTGAGCGCTTTGGTGGTTAACTTGGATTTTTTTGAGAGCTCATCTGTCCGCTCGATCAGGGTCAGGAGACCTTCATTCAATGTCCCCATTTCTGATTCGGTTTTTTCACTGACCTGGGTCAGTTGCTTGGTAACCGATCTGATC
This portion of the Candidatus Thiodiazotropha endoloripes genome encodes:
- a CDS encoding group II truncated hemoglobin, with amino-acid sequence MQPAATHYERLGGEKSVRELVDRFYDLMDDQDELTELRQLHAKSLKVSREKLFMFLSGWLGGPSLYTDKYGHPRLRARHLPFSIGIEERDQWMQCMKRAMQQMSLDESLQEELLQAFFKTADFMRNRED
- a CDS encoding sulfurtransferase; the encoded protein is MKHPLLFSLLFLISTCVFAEAEFLVDSDWLSEHIDDDNLVILEVRYHPHRYHTVGHIPGAIQVQRFKDLGDNQGYPLMRFPSKDQFQSTLRQWGVNDDSTLILYDDSNTALTTRLFYLLELYGFNTEQVKILNGGTVDWSAFEEMTTDPTPQPKPGSVTLKAANPKLFVEWTDVYDNIVSSRDPNFVLLDARPREMYTGKVVKHSISAGHIPGAINIVSLDGTSAQKWRDDEAIASLYKEIAKDKTIYVYCHDGFRMSLTYLQLKHLGYTDVRLYNGGWSHWGNRLTLPVVEGEEPYSGDFAL